The Rhododendron vialii isolate Sample 1 chromosome 5a, ASM3025357v1 genome contains a region encoding:
- the LOC131325198 gene encoding uncharacterized protein LOC131325198 — MATENSPPEKQPSPTAVKPAITSCRKKKSDDATFMEDLKDHIDEFIQASMDEHETCFKKTIQKMFGMSKVVAERSTETKEVESSLPLQTTMAD; from the exons ATGGCAACAGAAAACAGTCCACCCGAGAAGCAACCATCGCCTACTGCCGTGAAACCAGCCATCACTTCATGTCGAAAGAAGAAGTCAGACGATGCTACTTTCATGGAGGATTTGAAGGACCACATCGACGAGTTCATTCAAGCTTCCATGGACGAGCACGAAACATGCTTTAAGAAAACCATCCAAAAG ATGTTCGGGATGTCAAAAGTTGTTGCTGAAAGGAGCACTGAAACGAAGGAAGTGGAGAGTTCTCTTCCCCTTCAAACTACCATGGCCGACTAG
- the LOC131326288 gene encoding protein RADIALIS-like 1, translating to MASMSSRGSGSWTAKENKAFEKALAVYDRDTADRWQNIARAVGGKTAEEVKRQYEILVEDVKHIEQGQVPYPNYKNSGKIK from the coding sequence ATGGCATCAATGTCTTCCCGTGGTTCTGGCTCTTGGACTGCTAAGGAGAACAAAGCCTTTGAAAAGGCCCTTGCTGTGTATGATAGAGATACCGCTGACCGTTGGCAGAATATTGCCAGGGCTGTGGGAGGAAAAACTGCAGAGGAAGTGAAGAGGCAATATGAGATCCTTGTGGAGGACGTCAAGCACATCGAGCAGGGCCAAGTTCCCTATCCAAACTACAAGAACTCTGGGAAAATTAAGTGA
- the LOC131326482 gene encoding glycine-rich RNA-binding protein 1-like isoform X1: MLSSDVSSEALPGPPTTAPSSRPSLSTVTSLNRRSVTARSDVAEIGPSPSVRSVLLCYLFYCSLSCDYYMLLSLTFIESPETIINDRETGRSRGFGFVTFKDEQSMKDAIEGMNGQDLDGRNITVNEAQSRGSGGGGGGGGFRSGGGGGGGRRDGGGYGGGGGGYGSRSGGGGSGGYGGGSGGGGYGGGGRDRDGGSRYSSRAGGDGGSWRS; this comes from the exons ATGTTGAGTTCAGATGTTTCGTCGGAGGCCTTGCCTGGGCCACCGACGACCGCTCCCTCGAGCAGGCCTTCTCTCAGTACGGTGACGTCATTGAATCGAAGGTCCGTTACCGCTAGATCTGACGTCGCGGAGATCGGTCCATCACCGTCCGTTAGATCTGTGTTACTGTGTTACTTGTTTTACTGTTCTCTCTCTTGCGATTACTATATGTtactctctctcacttttaTTGAATCTCCTGAAACG ATCATTAATGATAGGGAGACTGGGAGATCGAGGGGATTTGGATTCGTGACGTTCAAGGACGAGCAGTCGATGAAGGACGCGATCGAGGGGATGAACGGGCAGGATCTTGACGGCCGTAACATCACCGTCAACGAGGCTCAGTCCCGCGgaagcggcggcggcggcggcggaggtggATTCCGCAGTGGGggaggtggcggtggtggaCGCCGTGACGGAGGCGGTTATGGAGGCGGCGGCGGGGGTTACGGTAGCAGGAGTGGTGGAGGCGGTAGTGGTGGATATGGAggcggtagtggtggtggtggatatGGAGGCGGTGGCAGGGATAGGGATGGTGGATCCAGGTACTCGTCAAGGGcaggtggtgatggtggaagCTGGAGGAGTTAG
- the LOC131326482 gene encoding glycine-rich RNA-binding protein 7-like isoform X2, with the protein MADVEFRCFVGGLAWATDDRSLEQAFSQYGDVIESKIINDRETGRSRGFGFVTFKDEQSMKDAIEGMNGQDLDGRNITVNEAQSRGSGGGGGGGGFRSGGGGGGGRRDGGGYGGGGGGYGSRSGGGGSGGYGGGSGGGGYGGGGRDRDGGSRYSSRAGGDGGSWRS; encoded by the exons atggCGGATGTTGAGTTCAGATGTTTCGTCGGAGGCCTTGCCTGGGCCACCGACGACCGCTCCCTCGAGCAGGCCTTCTCTCAGTACGGTGACGTCATTGAATCGAAG ATCATTAATGATAGGGAGACTGGGAGATCGAGGGGATTTGGATTCGTGACGTTCAAGGACGAGCAGTCGATGAAGGACGCGATCGAGGGGATGAACGGGCAGGATCTTGACGGCCGTAACATCACCGTCAACGAGGCTCAGTCCCGCGgaagcggcggcggcggcggcggaggtggATTCCGCAGTGGGggaggtggcggtggtggaCGCCGTGACGGAGGCGGTTATGGAGGCGGCGGCGGGGGTTACGGTAGCAGGAGTGGTGGAGGCGGTAGTGGTGGATATGGAggcggtagtggtggtggtggatatGGAGGCGGTGGCAGGGATAGGGATGGTGGATCCAGGTACTCGTCAAGGGcaggtggtgatggtggaagCTGGAGGAGTTAG